One Purpureocillium takamizusanense chromosome 1, complete sequence genomic window carries:
- a CDS encoding uncharacterized protein (COG:S~EggNog:ENOG503PAXF): MLNPTSQQIMRRRQTLALFGLVLLALCFYTVLRLDDSRLVREPVSRKGPPPETKTGENNGGDKPKSVHWEEAPRIRGGPRPKSVSGTGSHPIWFLMSDAQREHDQLIKRQSKTLADAVKEYRRRYQLSPPPNFDKWFEFATANKVQLVDEFDTIHDLITPFWGLKPKTIRARAKEALGFDNALIGVAIRNHAVSHISGGQEWQRNATEGMMAKFVQYLPDMDLAFNIHDEPRVVVPHDDLTRLVSKARDVNMPASNANTNPINDFSKTAPELSDKKMFEETKLTRFNVFAHQPTWTHSRMSCPPDSPARILEEDERADDMSKYGVGDLGFVYNATAMSDVCLTPSLSSTFGFFDRPNAFNIVHDLFPIFSQSKISSYNDFIYPSPWYWYKKVSYEEDKDKPWTQKLDKLYWRGSTTGGFSRNGGWRRQHRQHFVQKINAHDQVQIMVNSGGAENPKWETKQVPRGDYRDFIDVSFSHVGQCDPGDCDAQTQYFDVKDRVEQQDAWGYKYLLDIDGNAFSGRFYAFLQSKSLTFKLAMFREWHNEWLRPWLHYVPLSLQGDEWLEAVRFFSSSRLGNNEAERIAMASTQWANKVVRKEDMEAWFFRLLLEYGRVIDDQRAIIGFDPSSAGKKLP, encoded by the exons CGCTGTTCGGCCTCGTCTTGCTCGCCCTCTGCTTCTACACAgtcctccgcctcgacgactcgCGGCTGGTGAGGGAGCCAGTGTCCCGCAAAGGGCCGCCACCGGAGAcgaagacgggcgagaaCAATGGCGGCGACAAACCCAAGTCCGTACACTGGGAAGAGGCGCCCCGTATCCGTGGGGGCCCTAGACCAAAGTCTGTCAGCGGGACTGGCTCGCATCCCATCTGGTTTCTCATGAGCGATGCCCAGCGCGAGCATGACCAACTCATCAAGAGGCAGTCCAAGACGCTGGCAGATGCTGTCAAGGAATACCGCAGGCGGTACCAGCTGTCCCCACCCCCCAACTTCGACAAGTGGTTCGAGTTTGCCACGGCCAACAAGGTCCAGCTTGTCGACGAGTTCGACACCATCCACGACCTCATCACGCCCTTCTGGGGCCTAAAGCCCAAGACGATTCGCGCGAGAGCCAAGGAGGCCCTGGGTTTCGACAACGCGctcatcggcgtcgccatccgGAACCATGCGGTCTCTCATatcagcggcggccaggaaTGGCAGCGCAACGCCACCGAGGGCATGATGGCCAAGTTCGTACAGTATCTGCCGGACATGGACTTGGCGTTCAACATCCACGACGAACCGCGAGTCGTCGTTCCGCACGACGATCTAACGCGACTCGTGAGCAAGGCGCGCGATGTGAACATGCCCGCTTCCAACGCCAACACAAACCCGATTAATGACTTCTCCAAGACAGCTCCTGAGCTGAGCGACAAGAAGATGTTTGAAGAGACGAAACTGACTCGTTTCAACGTTTTCGCCCATCAGCCCACTTGGACGCACTCGCGCATGTCGTGTCCGCCCGACAGCCCGGCCAGGATTCTCGAAGAGgacgagcgcgccgacgacatgagCAAGTACGGGGTTGGTGATCTCGGCTTCGTCTACAACGCCACGGCCATGTCGGACGTTTGCCTCACACCGTCGTTGAGCTCGACCTTTGGCTTTTTTGATCGGCCCAATGCTTTCAACATCGTCCACGACCTGTTCCCCATATTCTCCCAGTCAAAAATCTCATCATATAATGACTTCATCTATCCCTCGCCCTGGTATTGGTACAAAAAGGTGTCCTACGAGGAGGATAAGGACAAGCCTTGGACGCAGAAGCTAGACAAGCTCTATTGGCGTGGCTCGACGACCGGCGGCTTTAGCCGGAACGGAGGGTGGAGGAGGCAACACCGCCAGCACTTTGTCCAGAAGATCAACGCACATGACCAGGTACAGATTATGGTCAACAGTGGCGGTGCGGAAAATCCGAAATGGGAGACGAAGCAAGTTCCCCGTGGGGACTATCGCGACTTCATTGATGTGTCGTTCTCGCACGTCGGCCAATGCGACCCAGGTGACTGCGACGCGCAAACTCAATACTTCGATGTGAAGGACCGTGTGGAGCAACAGGATGCTTGGGGTTACAAGTACCTCCTGGACATTGACGGCAACGCTTTCTCTGGTCGCTTCTACGCCTTTCTGCAGAGCAAGAGCCTGACCTTTAAGCTCGCCATGTTCCGTGAATGGCACAATGAGTGGCTCCGACCCTGGTTACACTACGTGCCCCTGAGTCTTCAAGGCGATGAGTGGCTCGAGGCGGTGCGCTTTtttagcagcagcagactcGGCAAcaacgaggccgagcgcatcgccatggcgagcaCGCAATGGGCCAACAAGGTGGTCCGCAAAGAGGATATGGAGGCGTGGTTTTTCAGATTGCTCCTCGA GTATGGACGCGTCATTGACGACCAGAGAGCAATCATTGGTTTCGATCCGTCGAGCGCGGGCAAGAAACTACCGTGA